In Longimicrobiaceae bacterium, a genomic segment contains:
- a CDS encoding polysaccharide biosynthesis tyrosine autokinase, with protein MSDLTPYAPQPLGPRNPPPAATGYSPQEPEEEMIDLRELLAVLRRHLVLVLGIAAACLAVTAFIVLRQAPQYRATAVLRLKDEMRAMTGGISTADAMEAMVIGKTVDPILSQIQVLRSRGVAEEVVERTGVRLVSSTPDFSVGSLEEIRIAEPTTTDTLRLIFEEARVRVRGQRGEVVATYGDPVLLSGVQFTVPQRPETDEAELEVLTRAEGIERFLENLNAIIREGTDVIDVSYTATDPRWAQRIANTAVEVFQAQSARTSQQQARRRREFLEEQLAQTDSALTLAQVALTNFQQREGVASSQEKLAAQQVGLMNLDMRREELTADRQVLGSLLAALSDGESSGGRLGSLVASPEIAENPVIAGLFNQLVRLEAERDSLTSGAWSKAETNPDVQRVRLMIGSIRDRLIDAVSSHVQTLDARIAALDDLKARNLAELQSLPVSGAEEVRLLQRVEAIGKVADQLREEYQRARIAEAVEAGQVEIIDLAVAPTEPIGSGRPLKLALGLILGLMLGSGAAFLKEHLNTAIQRREELESVLRVPGLAVIPQFAGSTSSGPRLWLPAGLLGGNGGSDGHGSRNGKGPDGEVGEYRNGAAGLRELVTVTDFRNPGSEAYRTLRTNLIFSQAIQSIRKLVVTSSAPAEGKTTTAANLAVTFAQQGMRVLLIDCDLRKARLHNVFGIPREPGLTHLVLGFAQMEEVIRPTQVENLHVLPAGALPPNPSELLGGPRMREVVEQLGEGFDLILMDTPPLLAAADASVLGRLADGVILVIRAGHTDRGAAQQALQQLRTVGARVLGAVLNDPDAKVPSYGGYYYYSYGGKG; from the coding sequence ATGTCCGATCTGACTCCGTACGCGCCGCAGCCACTCGGCCCCCGCAATCCACCCCCGGCCGCTACCGGCTACTCGCCGCAGGAGCCGGAGGAGGAGATGATCGATCTCCGGGAGCTTCTAGCTGTGCTGCGGCGCCACCTGGTGCTGGTGCTGGGAATCGCGGCGGCCTGCCTGGCGGTGACCGCCTTCATCGTCTTGCGGCAGGCGCCGCAGTACCGTGCGACGGCGGTGCTTCGGCTCAAGGACGAGATGCGGGCAATGACCGGCGGGATCTCCACCGCCGACGCCATGGAAGCGATGGTGATCGGCAAGACGGTGGATCCGATCCTCTCGCAGATCCAGGTGCTGCGCAGCCGTGGGGTCGCGGAGGAGGTGGTCGAGCGCACGGGGGTTCGCCTCGTCTCCAGCACGCCGGATTTTTCAGTGGGCAGCCTGGAGGAGATCCGGATCGCGGAGCCGACCACCACGGACACACTGCGCCTGATCTTCGAGGAGGCGCGGGTGCGGGTGCGAGGCCAGCGGGGGGAGGTCGTCGCCACGTACGGCGATCCGGTCCTCCTCTCAGGGGTTCAGTTCACCGTGCCCCAGCGGCCCGAGACGGACGAGGCGGAGCTCGAGGTCCTCACCCGTGCGGAAGGGATCGAGCGCTTCCTCGAGAACCTCAACGCCATCATCCGCGAGGGGACTGACGTCATCGACGTCTCCTATACCGCGACCGACCCGCGCTGGGCGCAGCGGATCGCCAACACGGCGGTGGAGGTCTTCCAGGCCCAGAGCGCCCGCACCTCGCAGCAGCAGGCGCGGCGGCGGCGCGAGTTCCTCGAGGAGCAGCTCGCCCAGACCGACTCCGCGCTCACCCTGGCCCAGGTCGCGCTCACCAACTTCCAGCAGCGCGAAGGGGTCGCGAGCTCGCAGGAGAAGCTCGCCGCGCAGCAGGTCGGGCTGATGAACCTGGACATGCGCCGGGAGGAGCTGACCGCGGACCGACAGGTGCTCGGATCGCTGCTCGCCGCCCTCTCGGACGGAGAGAGTTCCGGCGGACGTCTCGGCTCGCTCGTCGCCAGCCCGGAGATCGCGGAGAATCCGGTCATCGCGGGGCTGTTCAACCAGCTCGTCCGGTTGGAGGCCGAGCGTGATTCGCTCACCAGCGGCGCCTGGTCGAAGGCCGAGACCAACCCCGACGTGCAGCGCGTGCGGCTGATGATCGGCTCGATCCGGGACCGGCTGATCGACGCGGTTTCAAGCCACGTGCAGACGCTGGACGCGCGCATCGCCGCGCTGGACGACCTCAAGGCGCGCAACCTCGCCGAGCTGCAGTCGCTCCCGGTCAGTGGCGCGGAAGAGGTGCGGCTGCTGCAGCGGGTGGAGGCGATCGGCAAGGTCGCCGACCAGCTGCGGGAGGAGTACCAGCGGGCCCGCATCGCGGAGGCGGTGGAGGCCGGGCAGGTGGAGATCATCGACCTGGCGGTCGCCCCCACCGAGCCCATCGGTAGCGGGCGACCTCTCAAGCTCGCCCTCGGGCTGATCCTCGGGCTCATGCTGGGCAGCGGCGCCGCCTTCCTGAAGGAGCACCTCAACACCGCCATCCAGCGCCGCGAGGAGTTGGAGTCGGTGCTGCGCGTGCCGGGGCTGGCGGTGATCCCGCAGTTCGCGGGCTCGACCAGCTCCGGACCACGGCTCTGGTTGCCCGCGGGGCTGCTCGGCGGGAACGGCGGCTCCGACGGGCACGGCTCCCGGAACGGGAAGGGACCCGATGGTGAAGTGGGCGAATACCGCAATGGCGCTGCTGGATTGCGCGAGCTGGTCACCGTGACGGACTTCCGCAACCCCGGCTCCGAGGCGTACCGGACCCTGCGCACCAACCTGATCTTCTCGCAGGCGATCCAGAGCATCCGCAAGCTGGTCGTCACCAGCTCGGCCCCGGCGGAGGGCAAGACGACCACCGCGGCGAACCTGGCGGTCACCTTCGCCCAGCAGGGGATGAGGGTGCTGCTGATCGATTGCGACCTGCGCAAGGCGAGGCTGCACAACGTCTTCGGGATCCCGCGCGAGCCCGGCCTCACCCACCTCGTGCTGGGCTTCGCCCAGATGGAGGAGGTGATCCGGCCCACGCAGGTGGAGAACCTGCACGTCCTGCCGGCGGGGGCGCTCCCCCCCAACCCCTCCGAGCTGCTGGGTGGACCGCGGATGCGCGAGGTGGTGGAGCAGTTGGGTGAGGGGTTCGACCTGATCCTGATGGACACCCCGCCGCTCCTCGCCGCCGCCGATGCCTCCGTGCTGGGCCGCCTGGCCGACGGGGTGATCCTGGTGATCCGCGCCGGCCACACCGATCGCGGCGCCGCCCAGCAGGCGCTGCAGCAGCTCCGCACCGTCGGCGCACGCGTGCTCGGAGCCGTGCTCAACGACCCGGACGCCAAGGTGCCCTCGTACGGCGGTTACTACTACTACTCGTACGGCGGGAAGGGGTGA